The following proteins are co-located in the Ignavibacteriota bacterium genome:
- a CDS encoding PKD domain-containing protein gives MVYRFRFLLQLPLFFILAAAAQAQTPLWTARHDAQGASIDEGRFLLRGPNGASIIVGSSIANGAGWQTTTGWDVVLAAVDSSGTPLWNARYDGPDHNDERALCAVAGGGNIYVGARGWSSAQGWRGILLAYNSAGTQVWMRNVGGLGGRTTAIRAIALDAAGNIFAAAHSETPQKSYTELVSYSKDGDLRWRAAVDTTTSADAAGVVVLNDGSIMLGITRGGALRRASVVSVSAAGAVLWEKAIPAFAHADCGPIVQAAPDAVFLAATLAGATGTDVLLARVSANSTIDWHQIYAGPAGRDDRPAALTADTAGNMFASLRSDNADGSTALAVVKYSRTGIFGWAGRYDSSAAGSDTQPPLFAGAAIGRFENGRGGLVEWSGAFDDYSEPSWIRYKIYVSETSGSQDFLAPAAETLGVTHAELPALQAGRDYFVVVRAFDATGNGDRNTREVRITVPAPPRLLLDVRRDTVLAAGVHCFDAVHVAAGAKLRFLGPATLCARDSIVIAGTVEADCHALVVRSNGDLSVRGRIENRCVTGDSTRAGDLTLFALGALTLDSASNRSGLYSSGRILVTDDSTFADWKLAIPPFARSATPVPPVGSLDAAQVLVGMTGNTPADVTFYAEGADPDGGPVRFDIDFGDGQTRSSIQPDDGVRATIEKSYTAAGTYRATLVIHDDEGDTARVSLTVLIADSTGETPAGLALTAHTRSYAIPVGDTTDFSLDAGQLGSDTLLSVLWNFGDGATSTSGISEHAFAAPGRYRVSLTVGDDNNRTSESFMWLWVYRPDTARRFLAPRGGHTIALAPPPPVIVGVPIFGNKGDRVVFPGRDINFIPGAGIIGANGANGGEGRRGLGGTGFTMWAGGKITITGGVYGAGNGGAGGDASKFGSGKPGGRGGDMNFQAHEIDISGGVFFGSDGGAGGADVKVGGPGQSVSAYGGDGGKPGSISFRAGKRIRVLAPVSVILGNGGAGGEADATGGAGIDRCTRGQDGGSGTAKGGVGGFAKKRGVAFGDVQGAGLFRVSGAIGGIGGLATAVGGKGGSAINCKSTATGGKGGNATATGGKGGDGGYSGIGVRVAPVGDGGLGGHANATPGAGGDADAKGDPMQGADGCPGQDGGDATATGGDGGRASAKEGKGGKGDTGPAPDGASVEIGSNGGSATAQGGNGGNGTACGCNGGNGGEATATSGKHGVNGGRALVSIDGIDGDATATGGKGGSGGSCCPDPKKGGDGGAGGAATANAQVDGTAGGSGGSGGNGGDGCPIGAGGALGAGTGTPNDIADGAPGAPGVLCCPVPVPVKFKTPCTGTAVPITPGNVNTWEIWNPSQTTHLANLSMRYMTDQEAGGPVNYQCFEQNTDVGIQSGGMIINLASIVDLNSPSKQWTCTYFTFCAMAITPGEVTVTGYRGGQEVATKTQQLTGIGTVTIEAPPGERFDEIRVLVYTPVRFNWWWQTAKCTGP, from the coding sequence ATGGTATACAGATTCCGTTTCCTGCTCCAGCTCCCGCTTTTCTTCATCCTTGCCGCGGCCGCGCAGGCGCAAACGCCTCTCTGGACGGCGCGCCACGATGCACAGGGCGCATCCATCGACGAAGGACGATTCCTGCTGCGCGGACCGAATGGTGCATCGATCATCGTTGGCTCGTCCATCGCAAACGGCGCGGGGTGGCAAACAACCACGGGATGGGACGTAGTATTGGCCGCGGTCGACTCGTCAGGAACGCCTCTCTGGAACGCGCGTTATGACGGCCCGGATCACAACGACGAACGCGCGCTCTGTGCCGTCGCGGGCGGCGGGAATATTTACGTCGGCGCGCGCGGCTGGTCGTCGGCGCAAGGCTGGCGCGGCATCCTGCTTGCATACAACAGCGCCGGCACGCAGGTGTGGATGAGGAATGTGGGCGGTCTCGGGGGACGCACAACCGCCATTCGCGCTATCGCGCTCGATGCCGCGGGCAACATCTTCGCGGCGGCACACTCGGAGACCCCGCAGAAATCCTACACCGAACTTGTGTCGTATTCGAAGGACGGCGATCTGCGCTGGCGCGCCGCGGTCGACACAACAACCTCGGCCGACGCGGCCGGTGTCGTGGTGCTCAATGATGGCAGTATCATGCTGGGAATAACGCGCGGAGGAGCATTGCGGCGCGCGAGTGTTGTATCCGTTTCCGCCGCGGGCGCCGTGCTCTGGGAAAAGGCGATACCCGCCTTCGCGCATGCGGACTGCGGACCGATCGTCCAGGCGGCCCCCGATGCCGTCTTCCTTGCCGCCACCCTGGCCGGAGCGACCGGCACCGACGTGCTCCTCGCGCGTGTCAGTGCGAACAGCACGATCGACTGGCATCAGATCTATGCCGGACCCGCTGGACGCGACGACAGACCCGCCGCGCTCACAGCCGACACTGCCGGGAACATGTTCGCGTCGCTGCGGAGCGACAATGCGGACGGTTCGACGGCGCTTGCCGTCGTCAAATACTCACGGACGGGAATCTTCGGATGGGCGGGCCGGTATGATTCGTCCGCGGCCGGATCCGACACGCAGCCGCCGCTGTTTGCGGGCGCGGCTATCGGGCGTTTCGAAAATGGACGGGGTGGCCTCGTTGAATGGTCGGGTGCGTTCGACGACTACTCGGAGCCGTCATGGATTCGATACAAGATATATGTGTCTGAAACATCCGGTTCTCAGGACTTTCTTGCTCCCGCGGCGGAAACGCTCGGTGTCACACACGCGGAACTGCCCGCCCTCCAGGCGGGACGGGACTACTTTGTTGTTGTCCGCGCCTTCGATGCGACGGGCAACGGCGACCGCAATACGCGGGAAGTGCGCATCACCGTGCCCGCGCCGCCGCGTCTGCTTCTCGATGTGCGCCGCGACACGGTGCTGGCCGCGGGTGTGCACTGCTTCGACGCTGTGCATGTGGCGGCTGGCGCGAAGCTGCGCTTCCTCGGCCCCGCGACACTGTGCGCGCGCGACAGCATCGTGATCGCCGGCACCGTCGAGGCCGACTGTCATGCACTGGTGGTCCGATCGAACGGAGACCTGAGTGTGAGGGGCCGCATCGAGAATCGCTGCGTGACTGGTGATTCAACACGTGCGGGCGATCTGACACTCTTCGCACTTGGCGCACTGACATTGGACAGCGCATCAAATCGAAGCGGGCTTTACTCCTCCGGACGCATCCTTGTGACCGACGATTCGACGTTTGCGGATTGGAAACTTGCAATCCCGCCCTTCGCGCGTTCCGCGACTCCAGTGCCGCCGGTGGGATCGCTCGATGCGGCACAGGTGCTCGTCGGCATGACGGGGAACACCCCGGCCGATGTGACGTTTTATGCCGAAGGAGCCGATCCAGACGGCGGACCCGTGCGCTTCGATATCGACTTCGGCGACGGACAGACGCGCAGTTCGATTCAACCCGACGATGGCGTCCGTGCAACGATCGAAAAATCCTACACGGCCGCGGGCACATACCGCGCCACACTCGTGATTCACGACGACGAGGGCGATACGGCACGTGTATCCCTCACCGTTCTCATCGCCGACAGTACGGGAGAGACACCCGCGGGTCTTGCGCTCACAGCACACACACGGTCCTACGCGATACCTGTCGGCGACACGACCGATTTCTCCCTCGATGCAGGGCAGCTCGGTTCAGACACCCTTCTTTCGGTTTTATGGAACTTCGGCGATGGTGCCACGTCCACAAGTGGAATCTCGGAACACGCATTTGCCGCGCCGGGTCGATATCGCGTGTCGTTGACGGTCGGGGACGACAATAATCGGACGAGTGAGTCCTTTATGTGGCTCTGGGTGTACCGTCCCGACACTGCACGACGCTTCCTGGCACCGCGCGGCGGTCACACGATCGCGCTTGCACCGCCGCCGCCTGTTATTGTGGGCGTTCCCATTTTCGGAAACAAAGGCGACCGTGTCGTCTTCCCCGGCCGCGATATCAACTTTATTCCCGGAGCCGGAATCATCGGAGCGAACGGTGCCAACGGCGGAGAAGGTCGACGCGGGCTGGGCGGGACCGGCTTCACCATGTGGGCCGGCGGAAAAATAACCATAACCGGCGGGGTCTACGGTGCCGGGAACGGCGGTGCGGGAGGAGATGCCTCGAAGTTCGGCTCGGGCAAACCGGGAGGACGCGGCGGCGACATGAATTTTCAGGCGCATGAGATAGACATCAGCGGTGGTGTGTTTTTCGGCAGCGACGGCGGGGCTGGTGGTGCCGATGTGAAAGTCGGTGGACCCGGACAGTCTGTATCGGCGTACGGCGGCGACGGAGGCAAACCCGGCAGCATCAGTTTTCGCGCAGGAAAGCGCATCCGCGTTCTCGCTCCGGTCTCCGTCATTTTAGGCAACGGCGGCGCGGGCGGTGAGGCCGACGCGACCGGCGGAGCTGGTATCGACCGCTGCACGCGTGGTCAGGACGGAGGTTCCGGCACGGCGAAGGGCGGAGTGGGCGGCTTTGCGAAGAAACGCGGCGTCGCCTTCGGAGATGTGCAGGGTGCCGGGTTGTTCCGCGTGAGCGGCGCAATCGGCGGCATCGGTGGTCTTGCGACCGCAGTCGGAGGCAAGGGGGGAAGTGCCATAAACTGCAAGAGCACTGCGACCGGCGGCAAGGGTGGTAACGCCACGGCGACTGGTGGCAAGGGCGGCGATGGCGGCTACAGCGGCATCGGAGTGCGTGTGGCACCCGTAGGTGATGGTGGTCTCGGAGGTCACGCCAACGCTACTCCTGGCGCCGGTGGTGACGCCGATGCCAAGGGCGATCCGATGCAGGGCGCGGATGGTTGTCCCGGCCAGGACGGCGGTGACGCAACCGCTACCGGTGGAGACGGCGGCCGCGCGAGTGCGAAAGAAGGGAAGGGCGGCAAGGGTGATACGGGTCCGGCACCTGATGGTGCCTCCGTCGAAATTGGCAGCAACGGAGGAAGCGCCACCGCACAGGGCGGCAATGGCGGAAATGGTACTGCCTGCGGCTGTAATGGCGGCAACGGAGGCGAGGCGACAGCAACGTCCGGGAAACACGGAGTGAATGGAGGTCGCGCGCTCGTCTCCATCGATGGCATCGACGGTGATGCCACAGCCACGGGCGGAAAGGGCGGCTCGGGTGGTTCCTGCTGTCCCGATCCCAAGAAGGGTGGTGACGGTGGAGCGGGTGGTGCGGCAACGGCCAACGCGCAGGTGGATGGAACAGCCGGCGGCAGCGGAGGGTCCGGTGGAAATGGTGGTGACGGCTGTCCGATTGGTGCAGGCGGAGCGCTGGGTGCCGGTACCGGGACGCCCAACGATATTGCAGATGGTGCGCCCGGCGCTCCGGGCGTGTTGTGTTGTCCTGTTCCGGTCCCTGTGAAGTTTAAAACACCGTGTACCGGCACTGCCGTGCCCATCACGCCGGGAAATGTCAACACGTGGGAAATCTGGAACCCCTCGCAGACAACACACCTCGCAAATCTCTCGATGCGGTACATGACCGACCAGGAGGCCGGTGGCCCTGTCAACTACCAGTGTTTCGAACAGAACACGGACGTTGGAATTCAATCGGGCGGTATGATAATCAACCTCGCCTCAATAGTAGATCTCAACTCACCATCGAAACAATGGACGTGCACGTATTTTACATTCTGTGCCATGGCCATCACCCCGGGTGAGGTTACCGTGACCGGCTATCGCGGCGGGCAGGAGGTCGCAACAAAGACGCAGCAGCTTACGGGCATCGGCACTGTGACCATCGAGGCGCCGCCCGGCGAACGGTTCGACGAAATTCGTGTACTTGTGTACACACCAGTCCGATTCAACTGGTGGTGGCAGACCGCAAAATGTACTGGTCCGTGA